The proteins below come from a single Gammaproteobacteria bacterium CG11_big_fil_rev_8_21_14_0_20_46_22 genomic window:
- the ftsW gene encoding putative lipid II flippase FtsW, producing MFSVSLSKPYKRDFRTAKPKPGLPQFHTDKYFVFAIVALLLFGLVMVSSASMAISERLYHSPFHFLMRQLVYVVLGVCAGLYVLRIPVERWQAKSGLLLLIGLFLLLVVLVPGLGRHINGSTRWVGVGPVNLQVSEFVKLAMVIFMAGYLTRRNHELKTTMVGFLKPIFILGIIAVLLLKEPDFGALSVVAVTVLCMMFIAGMRVWPFAVLAALIVAALAVIAISSPYRLERLTTYLNPWAHAYGSGYQLTQSLIAFGRGGIFGVGLGGSVQKLFYLPEAHTDFLFSVLAEELGLIGIVATMLLYVLLVWRSLLIGRRAQAAGLNEGALMAYGFAIWMAIQAAVNMGVTSGLLPTKGLTLPLMSYGGSGIVIDCIVMGMLLRIDHEAFQEGPMAEHRMAKQR from the coding sequence CTCTTTGGATTGGTGATGGTGTCTTCTGCGAGCATGGCCATTTCTGAGCGTTTGTACCATTCACCGTTTCATTTTTTGATGCGCCAGTTGGTGTATGTGGTGCTCGGTGTGTGTGCGGGCCTGTATGTTTTGCGTATCCCGGTCGAGCGCTGGCAAGCAAAAAGTGGTTTGCTGCTGCTCATTGGTTTGTTTTTATTGCTCGTTGTGTTGGTGCCAGGGTTGGGCCGTCATATCAACGGCAGTACACGTTGGGTCGGTGTTGGCCCTGTGAACTTGCAGGTATCTGAATTTGTGAAACTTGCGATGGTGATTTTTATGGCCGGTTATTTAACTCGCCGCAATCATGAATTGAAAACCACAATGGTTGGCTTTCTGAAACCCATCTTCATCTTAGGCATTATTGCCGTGCTCTTGTTAAAAGAACCGGACTTTGGTGCATTGTCTGTGGTCGCGGTGACCGTGTTATGCATGATGTTCATTGCCGGTATGCGAGTTTGGCCTTTTGCGGTGTTGGCGGCATTAATCGTTGCAGCGTTAGCAGTGATTGCGATTTCATCGCCGTATCGTTTGGAGCGTTTAACCACGTATTTAAATCCTTGGGCGCATGCCTATGGTAGCGGCTACCAGCTCACACAATCATTAATCGCTTTTGGTCGCGGAGGCATTTTTGGTGTGGGTTTAGGTGGCAGTGTGCAAAAGCTTTTTTACTTGCCTGAAGCTCACACCGACTTTTTGTTTTCGGTTTTGGCTGAAGAGCTAGGTTTGATTGGCATTGTGGCGACGATGTTATTGTACGTGCTATTGGTTTGGCGTTCACTGCTCATTGGCCGGCGTGCACAGGCCGCCGGTTTGAACGAAGGCGCGCTGATGGCTTACGGTTTTGCGATTTGGATGGCGATCCAGGCGGCTGTGAATATGGGCGTGACCTCGGGTTTGCTGCCGACCAAAGGCTTAACGTTGCCACTGATGAGCTATGGTGGCAGCGGTATTGTCATTGATTGTATCGTGATGGGCATGCTTTTGCGCATTGATCACGAAGCGTTTCAAGAAGGCCCGATGGCCGAGCACCGCATGGCGAAACAGCGTTGA